A region of Ignatzschineria larvae DSM 13226 DNA encodes the following proteins:
- the rapZ gene encoding RNase adapter RapZ translates to MMQKMIIISGLSGSGKSIALQTLEDEGFFCIDNLPLTFIPQFLQEFQHKDRHQKLAIGVDARSFPEDLAESESIFDEIEAFTALSPQILFLETNDDTLIKRYSHTRRRHPLTSSKVSLLEAINKERELLSPLRSRADVTIDTTFLNVHELRALLKARLLESHKSTLAIQIVSFGFRNGIPLDADFVFDARMLTNPHWVPELREYTGLEAPVIEYFAEMQDIQDFYQDILNFITKWLPSFKEGTRSYLTVAIGCTGGKHRSVYLSQKLFDALEKEENVIVKHREITA, encoded by the coding sequence ATGATGCAAAAAATGATCATTATTAGTGGCCTATCAGGTTCAGGTAAATCGATCGCACTACAAACATTAGAAGATGAGGGTTTCTTCTGTATTGATAATCTTCCACTCACCTTTATTCCTCAATTTTTACAAGAATTTCAACATAAAGATCGGCATCAAAAACTCGCTATTGGCGTAGATGCCCGAAGCTTCCCCGAAGATCTCGCTGAATCAGAATCCATTTTCGATGAAATCGAAGCATTTACCGCATTAAGTCCGCAAATTCTCTTCCTTGAAACCAATGATGATACATTGATTAAGCGTTATAGCCATACTCGCCGGCGTCATCCTTTAACCTCCTCAAAAGTCTCCTTGCTTGAAGCGATTAATAAAGAACGGGAACTCCTCTCCCCGCTTCGATCTCGTGCGGATGTGACCATTGATACCACTTTTCTCAATGTTCACGAATTAAGAGCCCTTCTAAAGGCGCGCTTACTGGAAAGTCATAAATCCACTCTTGCGATTCAGATCGTCTCATTTGGCTTTCGAAATGGAATTCCCTTAGATGCCGATTTTGTCTTTGATGCTAGAATGCTTACAAATCCTCATTGGGTGCCGGAACTGAGGGAGTATACAGGCCTTGAAGCGCCGGTAATCGAGTATTTTGCCGAGATGCAAGATATCCAAGATTTCTATCAAGATATTCTCAACTTTATTACCAAATGGCTCCCCTCTTTTAAAGAAGGAACCCGCTCCTATCTGACGGTGGCCATTGGTTGTACCGGCGGTAAGCATCGCTCCGTTTATCTTTCTCAAAAATTATTCGATGCCCTCGAAAAAGAAGAGAATGTGATCGTCAAACATCGCGAAATTACCGCATAA
- the folD gene encoding bifunctional methylenetetrahydrofolate dehydrogenase/methenyltetrahydrofolate cyclohydrolase FolD, translating to MSQLIDGKAFAENLRKTIASQVVDIEKEHHIRPGLAVVLVGEDPASQVYVRNKEKFAIECGFKSETFRLPATTSQAELLELIQTLNNDATIHGILVQLPLPKGLNEEEVLYAIDPQKDVDGFHPINIGLLSIGKPSLIPCTPLGSLLLLQDKLGKDLSGKHAVIVGRSNIVGKPMMQLLLSQNCTVTVAHSRTKDVASLCREADIVVAAVGVPELVKGDWIKKGATVIDVGINRIEVDGKTKLVGDVEFATAKENAEFITPVPGGVGPMTIACLLRNTLTAMCQQHQILDPNKL from the coding sequence ATGAGTCAATTAATTGATGGCAAAGCTTTTGCCGAAAATCTACGTAAAACTATCGCATCACAAGTTGTCGATATTGAAAAAGAGCACCATATTCGCCCTGGTCTTGCGGTTGTGCTTGTCGGCGAAGATCCTGCAAGTCAAGTCTATGTCCGTAACAAAGAGAAATTTGCTATTGAATGCGGCTTTAAGTCAGAGACTTTCCGTTTACCGGCAACGACTTCACAAGCTGAGTTACTTGAGCTCATTCAGACGCTTAATAATGATGCAACCATTCACGGAATCTTGGTGCAATTACCGCTCCCTAAAGGCCTCAATGAAGAAGAGGTACTTTATGCAATCGATCCACAAAAAGATGTCGATGGCTTTCATCCCATTAATATCGGACTTCTCTCAATCGGTAAACCCTCACTCATTCCTTGTACACCATTAGGCTCGCTCCTCTTGTTACAAGATAAATTAGGCAAAGACCTCTCCGGCAAACACGCTGTGATTGTAGGACGCTCTAATATTGTAGGTAAACCAATGATGCAGCTTTTGCTCAGTCAAAATTGTACTGTAACCGTAGCTCATTCCCGTACTAAAGATGTCGCAAGCCTCTGCCGAGAAGCGGATATTGTCGTGGCCGCAGTCGGCGTACCTGAGCTCGTCAAAGGCGATTGGATTAAAAAGGGAGCAACGGTGATTGATGTAGGTATTAACCGCATTGAAGTCGATGGTAAAACCAAACTTGTCGGCGATGTAGAATTTGCAACTGCTAAAGAAAACGCCGAGTTTATCACCCCAGTTCCCGGCGGTGTGGGTCCTATGACTATTGCTTGCTTGCTTCGAAATACGCTTACCGCAATGTGCCAGCAACATCAGATTCTAGATCCGAATAAGTTGTAA
- a CDS encoding amidohydrolase family protein — MSTLVEKEHRIYTDTRSLKAYLLKSIRENGGWVNAHMHGDRAFTIDYEGFEVYQTQTLIEKWDTLDRIKKNMTEEDYYRQFSMGIERMIEQGVSAVGSFIDVDPICEERAINAALKAREIYKKDITIKFVNQTLKGVIDKEARYWFDKGAEKVDIIGGLPRRDLRDHGEGMDAVHMDVLLQTAKSQGKMVHVHVDQFNSKDEKETELVADKTIEHGMEGRVVAIHSISITAHDEAYRQMLYNKMRQAQMMVIACPFAWIDSPRREDHGPTRNAITPADELTKAGIPVAVGTDNIADYMLPFSDGDMWEELKLLITGCRYTDLEAAINIATKNGRMVLGLEPYVPVK; from the coding sequence ATGAGCACATTAGTAGAGAAAGAACACCGTATTTACACCGATACCCGCAGTTTAAAAGCGTATTTATTGAAAAGTATCCGTGAAAATGGGGGGTGGGTGAATGCGCACATGCATGGTGACCGGGCTTTTACCATTGATTATGAAGGATTTGAAGTCTATCAAACGCAAACTTTAATTGAGAAATGGGATACGTTAGATCGCATCAAAAAGAATATGACGGAAGAAGATTATTATCGTCAATTTTCAATGGGAATTGAGCGAATGATCGAACAGGGCGTCTCTGCTGTGGGAAGCTTTATCGATGTTGACCCCATCTGTGAAGAGCGGGCTATTAATGCGGCACTCAAAGCGCGCGAGATCTACAAGAAAGATATTACGATCAAATTTGTGAATCAGACATTAAAAGGGGTGATTGATAAAGAAGCGCGTTATTGGTTTGATAAGGGCGCTGAAAAAGTAGATATTATTGGTGGACTTCCACGTCGTGATCTACGGGATCATGGTGAAGGTATGGATGCTGTTCATATGGATGTTTTACTTCAAACAGCGAAATCACAAGGCAAAATGGTACATGTTCATGTGGATCAATTTAATTCAAAAGATGAGAAAGAGACAGAGCTTGTTGCCGATAAAACCATTGAACATGGGATGGAAGGGCGCGTTGTCGCGATTCATAGTATTTCAATTACAGCGCATGATGAAGCTTATCGCCAAATGCTCTATAACAAAATGCGCCAAGCACAAATGATGGTAATTGCCTGCCCATTTGCTTGGATTGATAGCCCACGCCGAGAAGATCATGGACCTACTCGTAATGCCATTACGCCGGCGGATGAACTCACTAAAGCTGGTATTCCTGTGGCTGTAGGAACCGATAATATTGCCGATTATATGTTGCCATTTAGTGATGGCGATATGTGGGAAGAGCTTAAGTTATTGATCACGGGTTGCCGTTATACCGACTTAGAAGCGGCCATCAATATCGCAACGAAAAATGGTCGAATGGTATTAGGCTTAGAGCCTTATGTCCCTGTGAAATAA
- a CDS encoding alpha/beta hydrolase, producing MTQILPGAEPFFFSGNDIGVLVIHGFTGSTQSMRPLGEALAKTGFTVLGPRLTGHGTSPEDMATASYQDWIRDVTEALTELKTKTVHQFVVGLSMGGTLTLYLAENHPSIAGIVPINAAIDMPALTETFSQLQHSDTAFIEGIGSDIKKTGISELAYPKTPVKSMGDILILMQEVRSNLSKITVPALICSSTIDHVVPIENSQEIFNTISSEDKTLLSLTESYHVATLDNDAPLIEAETIAFIQRISSSLK from the coding sequence ATGACTCAAATTTTACCTGGTGCTGAACCCTTCTTCTTCTCCGGCAACGATATTGGTGTATTAGTCATTCATGGATTTACCGGTTCAACTCAAAGTATGCGGCCACTTGGCGAAGCTCTGGCGAAAACTGGTTTTACCGTTTTAGGGCCACGATTAACCGGGCATGGCACTTCACCTGAAGATATGGCAACCGCTTCTTATCAAGATTGGATTCGAGATGTCACAGAAGCACTCACAGAACTCAAAACAAAAACAGTTCATCAATTTGTAGTAGGCCTCTCTATGGGTGGCACTTTAACACTCTATTTAGCAGAAAATCATCCATCCATTGCAGGTATTGTCCCTATTAATGCAGCGATTGATATGCCGGCATTAACAGAGACTTTCTCGCAACTACAACATAGCGATACGGCGTTTATTGAGGGGATTGGCTCTGATATCAAAAAAACAGGCATCTCTGAATTAGCCTATCCTAAGACACCCGTCAAATCTATGGGGGATATCCTGATATTAATGCAGGAAGTTAGGAGCAATCTTTCCAAAATTACAGTACCTGCTTTAATCTGCTCTTCAACCATCGACCATGTTGTACCTATTGAAAACTCTCAAGAGATTTTCAATACTATTTCAAGCGAAGATAAAACCCTATTATCCCTTACAGAAAGCTATCACGTAGCCACCTTAGATAATGATGCACCACTCATCGAAGCTGAAACAATCGCTTTTATTCAGCGGATTAGTAGTAGTTTAAAATAA